In a genomic window of Streptomyces pristinaespiralis:
- the nuoN gene encoding NADH-quinone oxidoreductase subunit NuoN, with the protein MSATAVHSLWTTAAEVEPLGKIPTPHIEYAQLAPVLIVVGAAVLGILVEAFVPRRARYYTQLFLTSVALAAAFAAVVGLAAGGYGTTEKQIAAMGAIAVDGPALFLQGTILLASLVSVFTFAERRLDPAAHGNRIDSFAAEAAAVPGSEHEKAAVKAGFTTTEVFPLVLFAITGMLVFPAANDLLTLFIALEVFSLPLYLLCAVARRKRLMSQEAAVKYFLLGAFSSAFLLFGIALVYGYAGSVSYARIADVVEGSVRTIDPALADTMGNDALLLIGGALILMGLLFKVGAVPFHMWTPDVYQGAPTPVTGFMAAATKVAAFGALLRLLYVALPGLAWDWQPVMWAIAIVTMLGGAIVAITQTDIKRLLAYSSIAHAGFILAGVIATTPEGISSVLFYLLAYSFVTIGAFAVVTLVRDAGGEATHLSKWAGLGRRSPLVAAVFAVFLLAFAGIPLTSGFAGKFAVFKAAAEGGAGALVVVGVISSAIAAFFYIRVIVLMFFSEPKPEGPTVAVPSPLTMTTIGVGVAVTLVLGLAPQYFLDLASQAGVFVR; encoded by the coding sequence GTGAGCGCTACAGCTGTCCACAGCCTGTGGACAACGGCGGCGGAGGTCGAGCCCCTGGGCAAGATCCCCACGCCCCACATCGAGTACGCACAACTGGCACCCGTGCTGATCGTGGTCGGTGCGGCCGTCCTGGGCATCCTCGTGGAGGCCTTCGTCCCGCGCAGGGCCCGTTACTACACACAGCTGTTCCTCACCAGCGTCGCGCTGGCGGCCGCCTTCGCGGCGGTCGTCGGGCTCGCCGCCGGCGGGTACGGCACCACCGAGAAGCAGATCGCGGCGATGGGCGCCATCGCGGTCGACGGACCGGCGCTGTTCCTTCAGGGCACCATCCTGCTGGCCTCGCTGGTGTCGGTCTTCACCTTCGCCGAACGCCGGCTCGACCCGGCGGCGCACGGCAACCGCATCGACTCGTTCGCCGCGGAGGCCGCCGCCGTACCCGGCAGCGAGCACGAGAAGGCCGCCGTCAAGGCGGGGTTCACCACCACCGAGGTGTTCCCGCTCGTGCTGTTCGCGATCACCGGCATGCTGGTCTTCCCGGCCGCCAACGATCTGCTGACGCTCTTCATCGCCCTCGAGGTGTTCTCCCTCCCGCTGTACCTCCTGTGCGCCGTGGCCCGCCGCAAGCGGCTCATGTCGCAGGAGGCCGCGGTGAAGTACTTCCTGCTGGGCGCGTTCTCCTCGGCGTTCCTGCTCTTCGGCATCGCCCTGGTCTACGGCTACGCGGGCTCCGTCTCGTACGCCCGGATCGCGGACGTCGTCGAGGGCAGCGTGCGCACCATCGACCCGGCGCTCGCCGACACCATGGGCAACGACGCGCTGCTGCTGATCGGCGGCGCGCTGATCCTGATGGGCCTGCTGTTCAAGGTCGGCGCGGTGCCGTTCCACATGTGGACGCCGGACGTCTACCAGGGCGCACCGACCCCGGTCACCGGCTTCATGGCCGCGGCCACCAAGGTCGCCGCCTTCGGCGCCCTGCTGCGGCTGCTGTACGTGGCGCTGCCGGGCCTCGCCTGGGACTGGCAGCCGGTCATGTGGGCGATCGCCATCGTCACCATGCTCGGCGGTGCGATCGTCGCGATCACGCAGACCGACATCAAGCGGCTGCTGGCGTACTCGTCGATCGCCCACGCCGGTTTCATCCTCGCCGGTGTCATCGCCACGACCCCCGAGGGCATCTCGTCCGTCCTCTTCTACCTGCTGGCCTACTCCTTCGTGACGATCGGCGCGTTCGCGGTCGTCACGCTGGTCCGCGACGCGGGCGGCGAGGCGACCCACCTCTCCAAGTGGGCGGGTCTGGGACGGCGTTCGCCGCTGGTGGCGGCGGTCTTCGCGGTGTTCCTGCTGGCCTTCGCGGGCATCCCGCTGACCTCCGGTTTCGCGGGCAAGTTCGCGGTCTTCAAGGCCGCGGCCGAGGGCGGCGCCGGGGCGCTGGTCGTGGTCGGTGTGATCTCGTCGGCGATCGCGGCGTTCTTCTACATCCGGGTCATCGTGCTGATGTTCTTCAGCGAGCCGAAGCCGGAGGGTCCGACGGTCGCGGTGCCCTCGCCGCTGACGATGACGACGATCGGGGTCGGCGTGGCGGTCACGCTGGTGCTCGGTCTCGCCCCGCAGTACTTCCTGGATCTGGCGAGCCAGGCGGGCGTGTTCGTCCGCTGA
- a CDS encoding NADH-quinone oxidoreductase subunit M, giving the protein MSFPILTATAVLPAVGAIVTAAVPATRRTAAKWVALLFSLATLVMAAIVLVRFEPGGDRYQLTESHAWIADFGVRYELGVDGIGVVMVALTALLIPFVILAGWHDADPLENKSSRWRPTQGFFALILMVEAMVVLSFEATDVFLFYILFEAMLIPMYFLIGGFGDRAHSGTDENAAAQRSYAAVKFLLYNLAGGLIMLAAVIGLYVVAGSFSLSEIAEARASGSLDMATTTERLLFLGFFFAFAIKAPLWPLHTWLPNAMGEATAPVAVLITAVVDKVGTFAMLRFCLQLFPEASKWATPVIIVLALVSIVYGALLAVGQRDIKRLIAYASVSHFGFIVLGIFAMTSQGQSGATLYMVNHGLSTAALMLVAGFLISRRGSRLIADYGGVQKVAPVLAGTFLIGGLATLSLPGLAPFVSEFLVLVGTFAVYPVAGIIATLGIVLAALYTLVLYQRTMTGPVRTEVRTMPDLKVRELAVVAPLIALLLFLGVFPKPLTEIINPAVEHTMSDVQKQDPRPDVEAAK; this is encoded by the coding sequence ATGTCCTTCCCGATCCTGACGGCCACGGCGGTGCTCCCGGCGGTGGGCGCCATCGTCACCGCCGCCGTCCCCGCCACGCGCAGGACCGCCGCCAAATGGGTGGCCCTGCTCTTCTCGCTCGCCACGCTGGTCATGGCCGCGATCGTGCTCGTACGGTTCGAGCCGGGTGGCGACCGGTACCAGCTCACCGAATCGCACGCCTGGATCGCCGACTTCGGCGTCCGCTACGAGCTCGGCGTGGACGGCATCGGGGTCGTGATGGTGGCGCTCACCGCGCTGCTGATCCCGTTCGTCATCCTCGCGGGCTGGCACGACGCCGATCCCCTCGAGAACAAGTCGTCACGCTGGCGGCCCACTCAGGGCTTCTTCGCCCTGATCCTCATGGTCGAGGCGATGGTGGTCCTGTCCTTCGAGGCCACCGACGTCTTCCTCTTCTACATCCTCTTCGAAGCCATGCTCATCCCGATGTACTTCCTCATCGGCGGCTTCGGCGACCGCGCCCACTCCGGCACCGACGAGAACGCCGCCGCGCAGCGTTCGTACGCGGCGGTCAAGTTCCTGCTCTACAACCTGGCCGGCGGCCTGATCATGCTCGCCGCCGTCATCGGGCTGTACGTGGTCGCGGGGAGCTTCTCGCTCTCCGAGATCGCGGAGGCCAGGGCGAGCGGCTCGCTGGACATGGCGACCACCACCGAACGGCTGCTGTTCCTCGGCTTCTTCTTCGCCTTCGCGATCAAGGCGCCGCTGTGGCCGTTGCACACCTGGCTGCCCAACGCCATGGGCGAGGCGACGGCCCCCGTCGCCGTGCTCATCACGGCGGTCGTCGACAAGGTCGGCACCTTCGCGATGCTGCGCTTCTGCCTCCAGCTCTTCCCGGAGGCGTCGAAGTGGGCCACCCCGGTGATCATCGTGCTGGCGCTGGTCAGCATCGTCTACGGCGCGCTGCTGGCGGTCGGCCAGCGCGACATCAAGCGCCTGATCGCCTACGCGTCGGTCTCGCACTTCGGCTTCATCGTCCTCGGCATCTTCGCCATGACCAGCCAGGGCCAGTCCGGCGCGACGCTCTACATGGTCAACCACGGCCTGTCCACAGCGGCGCTGATGCTGGTGGCCGGCTTCCTGATCTCGAGGCGCGGCTCGCGGCTCATCGCCGACTACGGCGGTGTGCAGAAGGTCGCCCCGGTGCTCGCGGGCACGTTCCTGATCGGCGGCCTGGCCACTCTCTCGCTGCCGGGGCTCGCGCCGTTCGTCAGTGAATTCCTGGTCCTGGTCGGCACGTTCGCCGTCTATCCGGTGGCCGGGATCATCGCGACCCTCGGCATCGTGCTCGCCGCGCTCTACACCCTGGTCCTCTACCAGCGGACGATGACCGGCCCGGTGAGGACCGAGGTGCGCACGATGCCGGACCTCAAGGTGCGGGAACTGGCGGTGGTCGCCCCGCTGATCGCCCTGCTGCTCTTCCTCGGCGTCTTCCCGAAGCCGCTGACGGAGATCATCAACCCGGCCGTGGAGCACACGATGTCCGACGTACAGAAGCAGGACCCCCGGCCCGATGTGGAGGCGGCCAAGTGA
- the nuoL gene encoding NADH-quinone oxidoreductase subunit L — protein MENLIALLVAAPLLGAAVLLCGGRRLDGSGHWLGTLLAAASFVVGAVLFVDMLGKGAEERALHQKLFSWIPVEGFQADIAFQLDQLSMTFVLLITGVGTLIHIYSIGYMEHDERRRRFFGYLNLFLAAMLLLVVADNYLLLYVGWEGVGLASYLLIGFWQHKPSAATAAKKAFLVNRVGDMGLSIAIMLMFTTFGTFAFGPVLAATEETSEGMLTAIGLMLLLAACGKSAQVPLQSWLGDAMEGPTSVSALIHAATMVTAGVYLIVRSGAIFNAAPDAQLAVVIVGAVTLLFGAIVGCAKDDIKKALAGSTMSQIGYMVLAAGLGPIGYAFAIMHLVTHGFFKAGLFLGAGSVMHGMNDEVDMRKYGGLRKYMPITFVTFGLGYLAIIGFPGLSGFWSKDKIIEAAFAYDDGIRGWIFGGVALLGAGITAFYMTRVMIMTFFGEKRWQPAPDADKAASAEPAAESHAGEMPHPHESPRSMTIPMIVLAFGSVFAGAFFSIGDRFANWLAPVTEFEHPHPVISVPAITTATMVVLLAGALIAYLMYGRRPVPVTAPRGSLLTRAARRDLLQDDFNHVVLVRGGEHLTRSLVYVDHSLVDGVVNGTAASFGGLSGRLRKLQNGYARSYAVSMFGGTAILIAATLLMRAV, from the coding sequence GTGGAGAACCTGATTGCGCTGCTCGTCGCGGCGCCTCTGCTCGGAGCGGCGGTCCTGCTGTGCGGCGGGCGCCGCCTCGATGGGTCCGGTCACTGGCTGGGCACCCTGCTCGCGGCCGCTTCCTTCGTCGTCGGCGCGGTGCTGTTCGTCGACATGCTGGGCAAGGGCGCCGAGGAACGGGCCCTGCACCAGAAGCTGTTCAGCTGGATCCCCGTCGAGGGCTTCCAGGCGGACATCGCCTTCCAGCTCGACCAGCTGTCGATGACGTTCGTCCTGCTGATCACCGGTGTGGGCACCCTGATCCACATCTACTCGATCGGCTACATGGAGCACGACGAGCGGCGCCGCCGCTTCTTCGGCTACCTCAACCTGTTCCTCGCGGCGATGCTCCTGCTGGTCGTCGCCGACAACTACCTGCTGCTGTACGTGGGCTGGGAGGGCGTCGGTCTCGCGTCCTACCTGCTCATCGGCTTCTGGCAGCACAAGCCCAGCGCGGCCACCGCGGCGAAGAAGGCCTTCCTCGTCAACCGCGTCGGTGACATGGGCCTGTCGATCGCGATCATGCTGATGTTCACCACCTTCGGCACCTTCGCGTTCGGCCCGGTGCTGGCGGCGACGGAGGAGACGAGCGAGGGCATGCTGACGGCCATCGGCCTGATGCTGCTGCTCGCCGCGTGCGGCAAGTCGGCCCAGGTGCCGCTGCAGTCCTGGCTCGGGGACGCGATGGAGGGCCCGACTTCGGTCTCCGCCCTGATCCACGCGGCCACCATGGTCACCGCCGGCGTCTACCTGATCGTCCGCTCCGGCGCGATCTTCAACGCCGCACCGGACGCGCAGCTCGCCGTCGTCATCGTCGGCGCCGTCACGCTGCTCTTCGGTGCGATCGTCGGTTGCGCGAAGGACGACATCAAGAAGGCGCTGGCCGGTTCGACGATGTCGCAGATCGGCTACATGGTCCTCGCGGCCGGTCTCGGCCCGATCGGCTACGCCTTCGCGATCATGCACCTGGTGACGCACGGCTTCTTCAAGGCCGGGCTCTTCCTCGGCGCCGGTTCGGTCATGCACGGCATGAACGACGAGGTCGACATGAGGAAGTACGGCGGTCTGCGCAAGTACATGCCGATCACCTTCGTCACCTTCGGTCTCGGCTACCTGGCGATCATCGGCTTCCCCGGTCTGTCCGGCTTCTGGTCCAAGGACAAGATCATCGAGGCGGCGTTCGCCTACGACGACGGGATCCGCGGCTGGATCTTCGGCGGTGTGGCCCTGCTCGGCGCGGGCATCACCGCGTTCTACATGACGCGCGTGATGATCATGACCTTCTTCGGTGAGAAGCGCTGGCAGCCGGCGCCCGACGCGGACAAGGCGGCGAGTGCCGAGCCCGCCGCGGAGTCCCACGCCGGCGAGATGCCGCACCCGCACGAGTCGCCCAGGTCGATGACGATCCCGATGATCGTGCTCGCCTTCGGATCGGTCTTCGCGGGAGCGTTCTTCTCCATCGGCGACCGGTTCGCCAACTGGCTCGCCCCGGTGACCGAGTTCGAGCACCCGCACCCGGTGATCAGCGTCCCGGCCATCACCACCGCGACCATGGTCGTCCTGCTGGCCGGAGCACTGATCGCCTACCTGATGTACGGGCGCCGGCCGGTGCCGGTCACCGCACCGCGCGGCTCGCTGCTCACCCGGGCCGCCCGCCGCGACCTCCTCCAGGACGACTTCAACCACGTGGTCCTGGTCCGCGGTGGCGAGCACCTCACCCGGTCGCTGGTCTACGTCGACCACAGCCTGGTCGACGGCGTGGTGAACGGCACGGCCGCCTCGTTCGGCGGGCTCTCCGGCCGGCTGCGCAAGCTGCAGAACGGCTACGCCCGCAGCTACGCGGTCTCGATGTTCGGCGGTACGGCGATCCTGATCGCCGCGACCCTGCTGATGAGGGCGGTCTGA
- the nuoK gene encoding NADH-quinone oxidoreductase subunit NuoK has protein sequence MNPVNYLYLAALLFTIGAAGVLIRRNAIVVFMCVELMLNACNLAFVAFSRMHGNLDGQVIAFFTMVVAAAEVVVGLAIIVSLFRSRHSASVDDASLMKL, from the coding sequence GTGAATCCGGTCAACTACCTCTATCTCGCCGCCCTGCTGTTCACCATCGGCGCGGCGGGGGTCCTGATCCGGCGGAACGCGATCGTGGTGTTCATGTGCGTCGAGCTGATGCTCAACGCCTGCAACCTCGCGTTCGTCGCCTTCTCCCGTATGCACGGCAATCTCGACGGCCAGGTCATCGCGTTCTTCACGATGGTCGTCGCCGCGGCAGAGGTCGTGGTCGGGCTCGCGATCATCGTGTCGCTGTTCCGCTCCCGCCACTCGGCCTCGGTCGACGACGCCAGCCTGATGAAGCTGTAA
- a CDS encoding NADH-quinone oxidoreductase subunit J, whose translation MNTLAASATSTGEAVQFWVLGTIAVIGALCTILMKRAVHSALCLAGTMIILAVFYLANGAYFLGVVQIVVYTGAIMMLFLFVVMLVGVTAADSLKETLKGQRWLAAACGLGFGILLIAGIGNASLKNFNGLGAANSAHGGNVEGLAALIFTKYVFAFEITGALLITAAVGAMVLTHRERTERAKTQRELSEQRVREGKHLPPLPAPGVYARHNAVDIAGLLPDGTPSELTVNRTLRDRGQIRDVSTEALDDLKALEQRSEERLGRDRDARDRDGQEAKR comes from the coding sequence ATGAACACGCTCGCCGCATCCGCCACCTCCACCGGCGAGGCCGTCCAGTTCTGGGTGCTCGGCACGATCGCCGTGATCGGGGCGCTCTGCACGATCCTGATGAAGCGGGCCGTGCACAGCGCCCTGTGCCTGGCCGGGACGATGATCATCCTCGCGGTGTTCTACCTGGCCAACGGCGCGTACTTCCTGGGCGTCGTCCAGATCGTCGTCTACACCGGCGCGATCATGATGCTGTTCCTCTTCGTCGTCATGCTGGTCGGCGTCACGGCCGCCGACTCGCTCAAGGAGACGCTGAAGGGACAGCGCTGGCTCGCCGCCGCGTGCGGCCTCGGCTTCGGCATCCTGCTGATCGCCGGCATCGGCAACGCCTCCCTGAAGAACTTCAACGGACTGGGCGCCGCCAACTCCGCGCACGGCGGGAACGTTGAGGGCCTCGCGGCCCTGATCTTCACCAAGTACGTCTTCGCCTTCGAGATCACCGGCGCGCTGCTGATCACCGCGGCCGTCGGCGCGATGGTGCTCACCCACCGGGAGCGCACCGAGCGGGCCAAGACCCAGCGCGAACTCTCCGAGCAGCGCGTACGCGAGGGCAAGCATCTGCCCCCGCTGCCCGCGCCCGGCGTCTACGCCCGGCACAACGCGGTGGACATCGCCGGTCTGCTGCCGGACGGCACCCCGTCCGAGCTGACCGTCAACCGGACGCTGCGCGACCGCGGTCAGATCCGGGACGTCTCGACGGAGGCGCTCGACGACCTCAAGGCCCTGGAGCAGCGCTCCGAGGAGCGCCTCGGACGTGACCGGGACGCCCGCGACCGGGACGGACAGGAGGCCAAGCGGTGA
- the nuoI gene encoding NADH-quinone oxidoreductase subunit NuoI translates to MSEESKRKESGGKESESTFLNPVAGFGVTFKAMFKKRLTEQYPEQQKVTAPRFHGRHQLNRHPDGLEKCVGCELCAWACPADAIYVEGADNTEEERYSPGERYGRVYQINYARCILCGLCIEACPTRALTMTNEFELADSSRENLIYTKEQLLAGLDENMVDTPHAIYPGMDEQDYYRGLITEAAPGTEQQAAVSKDQKAQEGESTFGEDEPASKKVIGA, encoded by the coding sequence GTGTCTGAGGAATCGAAGCGCAAGGAATCCGGTGGCAAGGAATCCGAGAGCACGTTCCTGAATCCGGTTGCCGGCTTCGGCGTGACCTTCAAGGCCATGTTCAAGAAGCGGCTGACCGAGCAGTACCCGGAGCAGCAGAAGGTCACGGCGCCGCGCTTCCACGGCCGGCACCAGCTCAACCGCCATCCGGACGGACTCGAGAAGTGCGTCGGGTGCGAGCTGTGCGCGTGGGCCTGCCCGGCGGACGCGATCTATGTGGAGGGCGCGGACAACACGGAGGAGGAGCGCTACTCCCCGGGTGAGCGGTACGGCCGCGTCTACCAGATCAACTACGCCCGCTGCATCCTGTGCGGTCTGTGCATCGAGGCCTGTCCGACCCGCGCGCTGACGATGACGAACGAGTTCGAACTCGCCGACTCGAGCCGCGAGAACCTCATCTACACCAAGGAGCAGCTGCTCGCCGGTCTGGACGAGAACATGGTCGACACGCCGCACGCGATCTACCCCGGCATGGACGAACAGGACTACTACCGGGGCCTGATCACCGAGGCCGCGCCGGGCACCGAACAGCAGGCAGCGGTGTCCAAGGACCAGAAGGCCCAGGAGGGCGAGTCGACCTTCGGTGAGGACGAGCCCGCCTCGAAGAAGGTGATCGGCGCATGA
- the nuoH gene encoding NADH-quinone oxidoreductase subunit NuoH: MTVLALEDLSMFGRDPWWLVLIKAVFCFAFLMVTVLFSIVWERKVVAWMQLRIGPNRHGPWGMLQSLADGIKLMLKEDVIVKRADKIVYVLAPVVAAIPAFMAIAVIPFGPSGNEVSIFGQRTTMQLTDLPIAMLYILAIASVGIYGIVLAGWSSGSTYPLLGGLRSCAQMISYEIAMGAAFASVFLYSGSMSTSAIVEAQADRWFIILLPVSFIIYVVTMVGETNRAPFDMPESEGDLVGGFNTEYSSIKFAMFMLAEYVNMVTVSAVSVTLFLGGWRAPYPISTFWEGANHGWWPMLWFVLKVQLLLFFFIWLRGTLPRVRYDQLMKLGWKVLIPVSVVWLMLVATVRALRNENYDFQQIVLYVGGAVIAVLLLSFVADMFRGRKEKADEAAEAPPAAFDPMAGGFPVPPLPGQELPPVPRRRPRRERELIVSGGPNDSDGPRDGKEADGV; the protein is encoded by the coding sequence GCGACCCCTGGTGGCTCGTCCTCATCAAGGCGGTGTTCTGCTTCGCCTTCCTGATGGTGACCGTGCTCTTCTCCATCGTGTGGGAGCGCAAGGTCGTCGCCTGGATGCAGCTGCGGATCGGCCCCAACAGGCACGGCCCCTGGGGCATGCTCCAGTCGCTCGCCGACGGCATCAAGCTGATGCTGAAGGAAGACGTCATCGTCAAGCGGGCCGACAAGATCGTCTACGTCCTGGCGCCGGTCGTGGCCGCGATCCCCGCCTTCATGGCGATCGCCGTGATCCCCTTCGGCCCCTCGGGGAACGAGGTGTCGATCTTCGGCCAGCGCACCACGATGCAGCTCACCGACCTGCCGATCGCGATGCTCTACATCCTCGCGATCGCCTCCGTCGGCATCTACGGCATCGTGCTCGCCGGCTGGTCGTCCGGCTCGACCTACCCGCTGCTCGGCGGTCTGCGCTCCTGCGCGCAGATGATCTCCTACGAGATCGCGATGGGCGCGGCGTTCGCCTCCGTCTTCCTCTACTCCGGGTCCATGTCGACCTCGGCGATCGTGGAGGCGCAGGCCGACCGCTGGTTCATCATCCTGCTGCCGGTCTCCTTCATCATCTACGTCGTCACGATGGTCGGTGAGACCAACCGCGCCCCGTTCGACATGCCGGAGTCCGAGGGCGACCTGGTCGGCGGCTTCAACACCGAGTACAGCTCCATCAAGTTCGCGATGTTCATGCTGGCCGAGTACGTCAACATGGTCACCGTCTCCGCCGTCTCCGTGACGCTCTTCCTGGGCGGCTGGCGGGCGCCGTACCCGATCTCCACCTTCTGGGAGGGCGCGAACCACGGCTGGTGGCCGATGCTCTGGTTCGTCCTCAAGGTCCAGCTGCTGCTGTTCTTCTTCATCTGGCTGCGCGGCACGCTGCCCCGGGTCCGCTACGACCAGCTGATGAAGCTCGGCTGGAAGGTCCTGATCCCGGTCTCCGTGGTCTGGCTGATGCTGGTGGCGACCGTGCGCGCGCTGCGCAACGAGAACTACGACTTCCAGCAGATCGTGCTGTACGTCGGCGGCGCGGTGATCGCGGTGCTGCTGCTCTCCTTCGTCGCCGACATGTTCCGCGGCCGCAAGGAAAAGGCGGACGAGGCGGCCGAGGCGCCGCCCGCGGCCTTCGACCCGATGGCGGGCGGTTTCCCCGTACCGCCGCTGCCCGGCCAGGAGTTGCCCCCGGTGCCGCGCAGGCGGCCCCGGCGCGAACGCGAACTGATCGTCAGCGGCGGCCCCAATGACAGTGATGGTCCTCGGGACGGAAAGGAGGCTGACGGTGTCTGA